A stretch of DNA from Maridesulfovibrio bastinii DSM 16055:
GATTTACATCAATAAGAGCCAGATCTACTTTGTTTTTTTTCTGATAAGCAAGAGCTTCGCTGGGGCGGCCTACAGCGTGTGAAATATATCCTTCATCTTTTAAAAAAAATGATAGCGTATCCCTGATACTTTGTTCGTCATCAACTATTAAAGCTATGTGTCCTTTATTTCTATCCATATCAGTGCCTTGGTCAGGTCCTAGCCTGACATTTTGTTTGCAGAAGATTTTTTTATCTTTATGCTTACAGATATTAGCATCATTGAGTTGTCAAAAAAACTTTTTTTTGCCCTTTTTATAGGGCAGAATCGTATATGGTAGGTATTGCCTTACAGGTGCTAATATTGATAATGGAAGACTGTCTTTTGCAGGAATTGTTTTATTTTAAGATAATATATCAGATAGCCGTTTATGGAGGATAATGATGGCTAAAGAGGATGCGATAGAGGTTGAAGGCGTAATTCAGGAAGCTTTACCTAATGCCATGTTCAGGGTTGAACTTCAGAACGGGCATACTATTCTGGGACATATTTCCGGTAAAATGCGTAAACATTATATACGCATTCTCCCCGGCGACAAGGTCAAGGTGGAATTGTCACCATACGATCTTACAAGGGGGCGGATAACTTTCAGGATGCGTTAATTCCTCTGTGGTAACTTTGTTATCGTTAAATTATATCAGGCCTGCGGCCGGAGTTTTCATGTCACATAAAGGGGTTGTAGACTGGTTTAATGAGCGGAAGGGATTCGGATTTATTGCTGATGAATCCGGTAAGGATGTTTACGTTCATTATTCGGAGATTATCAGAGACGGCTTTAAGACCCTTGAAGTAGGGGAGAAAGTTGTTTTTGATGTGATTGATGAAGATTGCGCTCCAAAAGCTGTAGCTGTAAGAATTATCACCTACTGATTTTATATATATTTTATCAAAAAAAAACGCACATTCTTTCGGATGTGCGTTTTTTTTGAATCAGGAAATTATCTTTGTCCGGCCTCGTTCTTTGTGGGTTCGAGCACCGCATCAACATTAACAACTCGTTCAGTGAATTTGCCGTCAATCATTTCATAGCGGGTCAGTTTCCATTCAACATGGTCTATATAGTCAACTTTTGCCCAGCCTTTACTGTCCAGTCTGTTTTTTATTTCATCCAGAAAATCGTCAATATCTATATAATGACCTTCATAATCTACACTCAGCACTCCATCTTCATAAACAATTTTCTCAAAGGGGAGGCTATGCCGTATTTCTTCAAAATCTTCAGCTGAAAATCCGGAAACATCACCGTAAACTCTAACATCATCCATATAGAAAAAATCTCCTTCAAAACTTAATAATCATATCATTAGAGCATACTGTAGTCGCAATCAATTTATCTGAAAAGAGATTGTTTCAGCAAAATCTGCAAAAAAATTAATGCTTGGATTCTATAAGGTTGATAACTTTTCCGGGGAGAAGATGAAGATCAGGCTTTGAAACCTGCTCGTCAGCACCCACGGATTCTCCTTTGTGCCTTAATTCTTCTGTTATCAGTGAAGAGTATAGGACCACTGGAATACTTGATAAATCCGGGTCTTCACGAATCCATTTTGTCAGGCTGAAACCATCCATGAGTGGCATTTCAATGTCTGAGATTACTGCGTTTAAATAATCTGTAACAGGTCTTTCGTCTCGGTTTGCCTGTTCTTTAAATTCTTTCAAAATTCGCTGGGCTTCTTCTCCGTTGCTGACTGAAGTATGCCTGAAATTTGCGGCGGTAAGGCTTTCTTCAATCATGGCTCTTATTGTGGGAGAATCGTCGGCAACAAGAGCAGAATAAGCAATTGAGGCCACAGCCATTGGTTTATCGCTGCTTCCGCCAAGAGTCGGGTCCAGATCAGCGAGAATACTTTCAAGGTCCAGTAGCTGAATAAAGCGGTCTTCACGTTCAACAATGCCGACAATACAGCTCTGGTCGAAACTGCTCATAAATTTGTCTGGGGATAAGACTTCCTGCCATCCGACTCTGTGTATCTCGGTCACCCCGGAAACAAGGAAACCGGAAACAGTTTGAGAAAATTCTGTTACGATAACAATATCATAAGGCTTGATTTCTCTTTCCAAATCAAGCCATACTGCAAGATCAAGTACAGGAAGAATATGGCCTCTAAGTGGAATTGTTCCCAGAAAACAGGGATTTTCAGCTGATTCAGGGTGCTCAAGATCAGGACTTTCTATGACCTGCATAACTTTGGCTACGTTGACTCCGAAATGGCATCTTTCAGCTGGACCATCGTCAGATTCAGGAATATCTATAAAAAATTCCAATATTTCGAGTTCATTTGTTCCACTTTCAAGTAATATGTTACTTTTTGCCATATCGGGATCTCCTATCTTCCAGTTTCAGGAGTTCTTTATAATTTTTATGGTAGCATGAAAAGTTTTTCATGGTCTATACATAATTTATATTCTATATTAATATTGAGAAACAGAGTTATTTTTTTTACATGGTTTTGAAGGGAAGCATAAACCGTTTTAGAATGAAAGCATGCGAGGGGAAATTTTGTGAAAGTTCTGATTGCCGAAGACGATATGATATCCCAGAAACTTGCGGCGCGTTTTGTTGACGATATGGGCCATACAGCCTTTGTGAGTCCACATGGTAAGCACGCTTATGAGACTCTGAAAGCTGAAAATCGTTTTGATGTTCTTGTGACGGATATCATGATGCCGGAAATGGATGGAAAGCAGTTGGTGCAGACTTTAAGGGGTGATTCTAAATTTATGGATATGCCAATTATTATAATGTCTGCAGTTGTAGGAGTAGCGGAGATTTCAAACCTGCTCGCTCTGGGGGCAACTTATTTTTTGACAAAGCCCATAGACAGAAAAGAATTTGAAGATGTTTTAAATCGATGTATCTAGCCAGTATTTAAATTTGAAGCGGCTTTTCTCTAGCAGGAAAAGCCGCTTTTTTATTTGTGCAATTTGGCAGTGGATAACAGGGTTGTTACAAATTCGTAATAGGTATATTGAAAACAGGTTGTTAGCGGAAAATAATAAAACAGGAACTATTAGTTGTGAGGTACAGCCTTGACTTTGAAAATCCTAGAACAATTCAGTAATCCGGATTTATGCAGGAAATTGTTGCAGACCCTGCGCGATGAAATAGACGGGGAGCTTCGGTTTATGGAGGTCTGTGGAACACATACCGTAGCCATATTCAGAAGCGGTCTGCATTCTGTGCTGCCAGAAGAACTGGTGCATCTCAGCGGTCCCGGATGCCCGGTGTGTGTTACGCATGAGTCAGAGGTTAACGCTTTCCTTGATCTGGCGTCCCGGGATAATGTTATCCTCGCAACTTTTGGAGACCTGATGAAGGTTCCCGGACAAAATGGGAACTGTCTTAAAAATGCTCAGGCTGACGGAGCAAATGTTAAAGTAATATATTCTCCATTTGATGCCCTTAAAATAGCCGCAGAGAACCCTGACCAGACTGTAGTTTTTATCGGGGTGGGGTTTGAAACCACGGCTCCTACTATTGCTGCAACCATAAAAATGGCAAAATCTCAGGGCCTTAAAAATTTCAAAGTCCTGTCATTTCATAAAGTTGTTCCTCCTGCTCTTGATATTCTTATCAATGATCCTGAAACAAGGATTGACGGGTTTCTGCTGCCCGGCCATGTTTCCACTGTCATAGGAATCCATCCATACGATTTTATATGTGAAAAATATAAAAAACCTGCTGTGGTAACAGGGTTCGACCCGGTTGATATTCTACAGGCTCTGCTGATGATGGTTCGTGACCGCAATAAACAGAATTTAACAGTTGAAAACCAGTACCAGCGCGGTGTTTCAGAAAATGGAAACCCGAAAGCGGTTGAAATAATGGAAGAGGTTTTTTCCGTATCCGATGCCTTGTGGCGCGGACTCGGGCTTATCCCCGGTAGTGGACTTGAAATTTCACAGGCGTATGAATCTTTTGATGCTAAAAAAATGTTCGGCATCGAGATAAAAGAGTGTCCCCCTCTCCCGGGTTGTAAGTGCGGCGAGGTTTTAAAAGGCAAAAGACGGCCGGATAAATGTCCTTTATTTGCAAAGGCCTGTACTCCGGCTTCTCCTGTCGGTCCATGTATGGTTTCCACAGAAGGAAGCTGTGCTGCATACTTCAAATACAAAGTGGATTAAAAATGGCTTCAGACAAAGTTCTTCTAGATTATGGTTCAGGTGGCAGGGCTTCACAAAGGCTTATCTCAGATCTTTTTGTTAAGCATTTCAGCAATCCTGAACTTGAGCGTTTAAATGATGCTGCCATGCTTTCACCCGGTGCTAGAATTTCGATGAGTACTGACAGTTTTACTGTTGACCCTATCTTTTTCCCCGGTGGAAATATCGGCTCGCTGGCTGTTCACGGTACAGTGAATGATGTTGCTATGATTGGAGCTGTACCCAAATATTTAACCTGCGCGTATATAATTGAAGAAGGTTTTGCCATGGATGATCTGGAAAAGATCGTATCCGCCATGGGAGAAGCTGTCAGAGGCGCTGGGGTTGCTATTGTCACCGGTGATACAAAGGTTGTTCCAAAAGGGTGTGTGGATAAAATATTTATCAATACCACCGGAGTTGGAGAAATCATAACCGATCAGATCCCGGCAGGGGACAGAGCCAGCAAAGGTGATGCCGTACTCATCAGTGGAACAATGGGTGATCACGGTCTTACAATTCTCGGAACCCGTGAAGGTCTGTCTTTGGAGTCAAATGTAAAGAGTGATTCCGCATGCCTCAGTCACCTGCTGGTTCGACTCATAAAAGAAATTCCTGAGATTCATGTCTTCAGAGATCCTACAAGAGGTGGGCTGGCTACAACTCTGAATGAGATAACTTCGGCTTCAAATGTCTGTTGTGAACTTGAAGAATCAGCTATCCCGGTGCGCCCGGAAGTTGCCGGTGGATGTTCTTTTCTGGGGCTTGATCCTCTTTATCTTGCAAATGAAGGTAAATTTATCTGCATTCTGCCGGATGAGTATGCAGAAAAAGCTCTTGAGATAATGCGCTCCGATGATCTGGGCAAAGATGCCTGCCGGATAGGAACCATTACCGATGCCAACCCCGGAAAGGTGGTCCTTAAAACTCCGCTTGGTGGCAAAAGGCTTATAAACATGCTTGAAGGAGAACAGCTCCCCAGAATCTGTTGATTTATTTTTTAAAGCAGTTAATCCCCCCCGCAGCAGCCTGTTGCGGGGGGATTTTTTGTAGTATTCTCAGCCTCAGCGTGAAGTGGAGAGGATATGGTTTTTACGCCGTTTGTCTCTATACATTCTGAAGGCTTCAAACGGTTTTAATATACCCGATACTTTCCCATCACTATCAAGCACAGGCATAAATGAAACCCCTGTCTTTTCAAAAATAGAAAGAGCTTCTTTAAGGCTTGTGTTGCGATTGACTGTGACAAGAGTTCTGGACATCAGTGTGTCCACTATTTCGTTACCCGGTATCTCCTGCTGATTTTTCAGATAGCCCCTCAGATCCCGCAAAGTTATTATTCCTGTCAGTCTGTCATTTTTATCAACTACCGGAAAATGTGGAAAAGTTGAGTTTACAGCCATGTCAGCAGCGTGTTCAAGGGAGTCTGTTTCATGCAGCAGGTCAAATTCAGTTTCCATCCCTTCAACAACGCTCACGTTGACCAGTATATTGTCTTCATGGCCTCTGATAATATTGACTCCCATGCGCAGAAGTTTTCCTTCGTATATGGAATATCCATAGAACAATCTGACAATCATGGCACTGGTGATACATCCGACCATCATTGGAAGTATGACTTTATATGAATAGGTGAGTTCAAAAACAGTAAGAACAGCTGTTATCGGGGCCAGAGTTGTGCCGGCAACCATGGTTCCCATACCGACAAGAGCATACTGTCCCTGAGTCAGAGCAAGGCCGGGAAAAAGCATATTGAGCGATGAACTTATTGAAACTCCTAAAGTCGCTCCCAGTACAAGAGAAGGAGCAAAGATACCTCCGCTCATTCCAGATCCTATGCACAGGGACGTTGCAAAGAGTTTTGCCAGCAGCAGTATCAGGGCCATATCAAGCAGCATGGAACCGTTCAGCCCGGTATTTACAACATCATATCCAACGCCCATAGCTCCGGGAATTTTAAGAGCAAGGCATCCCAGCAGCAGTCCGCCAAGACCCGGTTTGAGCCATATCGGTAAGTTGATTCTGCTGAAAATGTTTTCTGATGATCTGATCATCACCATGAAGCATATTGCCAGTAGTCCGGCCACAACTCCGAGCAGGAAGAAAATTATCAGCTCATTAAAATTGCTGAATGGAAATTTGCTGATTTGAAAGGTCGGGAAATCGCCCCAGAATATTTTAGACAGAGCTGAAGCCGTAACAGAAGCCACTATTATGTGGCTTATATAGGACATTTCTGTATCCAGAAGTATTATTTCAATGGCAAACAGGGTCCCGGTGAGCGGGGCGTTGAATGTTGCGGATATACCGGCCGCAGCTCCTGAGGCAACGCATACCGGCAGCATTTCCGGCG
This window harbors:
- the infA gene encoding translation initiation factor IF-1, whose protein sequence is MAKEDAIEVEGVIQEALPNAMFRVELQNGHTILGHISGKMRKHYIRILPGDKVKVELSPYDLTRGRITFRMR
- a CDS encoding cold shock domain-containing protein; amino-acid sequence: MSHKGVVDWFNERKGFGFIADESGKDVYVHYSEIIRDGFKTLEVGEKVVFDVIDEDCAPKAVAVRIITY
- a CDS encoding chemotaxis protein gives rise to the protein MAKSNILLESGTNELEILEFFIDIPESDDGPAERCHFGVNVAKVMQVIESPDLEHPESAENPCFLGTIPLRGHILPVLDLAVWLDLEREIKPYDIVIVTEFSQTVSGFLVSGVTEIHRVGWQEVLSPDKFMSSFDQSCIVGIVEREDRFIQLLDLESILADLDPTLGGSSDKPMAVASIAYSALVADDSPTIRAMIEESLTAANFRHTSVSNGEEAQRILKEFKEQANRDERPVTDYLNAVISDIEMPLMDGFSLTKWIREDPDLSSIPVVLYSSLITEELRHKGESVGADEQVSKPDLHLLPGKVINLIESKH
- a CDS encoding response regulator — translated: MKVLIAEDDMISQKLAARFVDDMGHTAFVSPHGKHAYETLKAENRFDVLVTDIMMPEMDGKQLVQTLRGDSKFMDMPIIIMSAVVGVAEISNLLALGATYFLTKPIDRKEFEDVLNRCI
- the hypD gene encoding hydrogenase formation protein HypD translates to MKILEQFSNPDLCRKLLQTLRDEIDGELRFMEVCGTHTVAIFRSGLHSVLPEELVHLSGPGCPVCVTHESEVNAFLDLASRDNVILATFGDLMKVPGQNGNCLKNAQADGANVKVIYSPFDALKIAAENPDQTVVFIGVGFETTAPTIAATIKMAKSQGLKNFKVLSFHKVVPPALDILINDPETRIDGFLLPGHVSTVIGIHPYDFICEKYKKPAVVTGFDPVDILQALLMMVRDRNKQNLTVENQYQRGVSENGNPKAVEIMEEVFSVSDALWRGLGLIPGSGLEISQAYESFDAKKMFGIEIKECPPLPGCKCGEVLKGKRRPDKCPLFAKACTPASPVGPCMVSTEGSCAAYFKYKVD
- the hypE gene encoding hydrogenase expression/formation protein HypE yields the protein MASDKVLLDYGSGGRASQRLISDLFVKHFSNPELERLNDAAMLSPGARISMSTDSFTVDPIFFPGGNIGSLAVHGTVNDVAMIGAVPKYLTCAYIIEEGFAMDDLEKIVSAMGEAVRGAGVAIVTGDTKVVPKGCVDKIFINTTGVGEIITDQIPAGDRASKGDAVLISGTMGDHGLTILGTREGLSLESNVKSDSACLSHLLVRLIKEIPEIHVFRDPTRGGLATTLNEITSASNVCCELEESAIPVRPEVAGGCSFLGLDPLYLANEGKFICILPDEYAEKALEIMRSDDLGKDACRIGTITDANPGKVVLKTPLGGKRLINMLEGEQLPRIC
- a CDS encoding chloride channel protein, whose amino-acid sequence is MSASIGILLKRLRRHASEASARLQYVHFLLFSILIGFAAAIGAYIFRWLIFFFQDILWAQGAGFPDRISASPVWAVLLIPTAGGIIAGVIIHLWGPEARGPGVPEVIKAIAVRGGRIRHRVTFVKAAVTSLLIGCGASVGREGPIIQIGASLASSLARLLKITPEMLPVCVASGAAAGISATFNAPLTGTLFAIEIILLDTEMSYISHIIVASVTASALSKIFWGDFPTFQISKFPFSNFNELIIFFLLGVVAGLLAICFMVMIRSSENIFSRINLPIWLKPGLGGLLLGCLALKIPGAMGVGYDVVNTGLNGSMLLDMALILLLAKLFATSLCIGSGMSGGIFAPSLVLGATLGVSISSSLNMLFPGLALTQGQYALVGMGTMVAGTTLAPITAVLTVFELTYSYKVILPMMVGCITSAMIVRLFYGYSIYEGKLLRMGVNIIRGHEDNILVNVSVVEGMETEFDLLHETDSLEHAADMAVNSTFPHFPVVDKNDRLTGIITLRDLRGYLKNQQEIPGNEIVDTLMSRTLVTVNRNTSLKEALSIFEKTGVSFMPVLDSDGKVSGILKPFEAFRMYRDKRRKNHILSTSR